In Hyphomicrobiales bacterium, a single window of DNA contains:
- a CDS encoding ABC transporter ATP-binding protein, which produces MVRFVNVQKSYDGETLVVKNLNLDIAHGEFLTMLGPSGSGKTTTLMMLAGFEPATHGEIYLKDKPINNVPPHKRGIGMVFQNYALFPHMTVAENLAFPLEVRNIPKPEREARVKKVLDMVQLPQMANRRPGQLSGGQQQRIAVARALVFEPDLVLMDEPLGALDKQLREQMQYEIKHIHDRLGVTVVYVTHDQSEALTMSNRIAVFNDGIVQQLSTPAELYERPQNSFVAQFIGENNKLKGTVAEIGADGTSHVKLDNGEVVKALAVNVKKGDRTLLSVRPERVEINPGSSAVDGLLKGRIAELIYLGDHIRARLEVAGHDDFIVKVPNKANTGGVDEGKTVHVGWKAADCRALDYAEFASH; this is translated from the coding sequence ATGGTTCGTTTCGTCAACGTGCAGAAAAGCTACGATGGCGAAACGCTGGTGGTCAAAAACCTCAACCTCGACATCGCCCACGGCGAATTCCTGACGATGCTCGGGCCCTCGGGGTCCGGCAAGACGACGACGCTCATGATGCTGGCGGGCTTCGAGCCCGCCACCCATGGCGAGATCTACCTGAAGGACAAGCCCATCAACAACGTGCCGCCGCACAAGCGCGGCATCGGCATGGTGTTCCAGAACTACGCGCTTTTCCCGCACATGACGGTGGCGGAGAACCTCGCTTTCCCCCTTGAAGTGCGCAATATCCCCAAGCCCGAGCGCGAGGCGCGGGTGAAGAAGGTGCTGGACATGGTGCAGCTGCCGCAGATGGCGAACCGCCGTCCCGGCCAGTTGTCCGGCGGCCAGCAGCAGCGCATCGCCGTCGCCCGCGCGCTGGTGTTCGAACCCGATCTCGTGCTGATGGACGAGCCACTCGGCGCCCTCGACAAGCAATTGCGCGAGCAGATGCAATACGAGATCAAGCACATCCATGATCGCCTGGGTGTCACCGTCGTTTACGTCACCCACGACCAGTCGGAAGCGCTCACCATGTCGAACCGCATCGCGGTTTTCAACGATGGCATCGTGCAGCAGCTCTCCACGCCCGCCGAGCTTTATGAGCGGCCGCAGAATTCCTTCGTGGCGCAGTTCATCGGCGAGAACAACAAGTTGAAGGGCACCGTTGCCGAGATCGGCGCCGATGGAACCTCACATGTGAAACTCGACAACGGCGAAGTGGTGAAGGCGCTCGCCGTCAACGTGAAGAAGGGCGACCGCACGCTCCTGTCCGTCCGCCCCGAGCGGGTCGAGATCAATCCGGGATCGTCGGCGGTCGATGGCCTGCTCAAGGGCCGCATTGCCGAACTGATCTATCTCGGAGACCACATTCGCGCCCGTCTGGAAGTGGCGGGTCATGATGACTTCATCGTCAAGGTGCCGAACAAGGCCAATACGGGTGGTGTGGACGAAGGCAAGACCGTTCATGTGGGATGGAAAGCCGCCGATTGCCGCGCCCTCGATTACGCCGAGTTCGCCTCCCATTAG
- a CDS encoding aminopeptidase P family protein, which yields MAALDRPAVVDYRHNGKSPKPTFSAAEMQRRQDAVRGWMARASVDACLFSSYHNICYLSDFLYCYFGRKYGLVLTQTKATSVTAAIDGGQPARRTFGDNVTYTDWSKDNYFIAVQNLMKGAKRIGIEFDHISIDFRKMLEDAFPGVELVDCAAPSQRLRWIKSDEEIKHIAKMTRIADMGGAACVEAIEVGAPEHEVALHSTATMVREIARVWPHAELMDTWTWFQSGVNTDGAHNPVTSRKIKRGDILSLNCFPMVAGYYVALERTLFAETTSKEHIHLWEVNCHVHDEGKKLLVPGKKCSDIAKELNAIYAEHDLLKYRTFGYGHSFGVLCHYYGREGGLELREDCDTVLQPGMVVSMEPMIMIPEGQKGAGGYREHDILVITEKGNRNITGFPYGPEHLIIGAKKAAKKKVAKKKVAKKKAGKRK from the coding sequence ATGGCCGCACTGGATCGCCCCGCCGTCGTCGATTATCGCCACAATGGCAAGAGCCCGAAACCCACATTTTCCGCAGCCGAGATGCAGCGTCGCCAGGATGCGGTGCGCGGCTGGATGGCCCGCGCCAGCGTGGATGCCTGCCTGTTCAGCTCGTATCACAACATCTGCTATCTCTCGGACTTCCTCTACTGCTACTTCGGCCGCAAGTACGGCCTGGTGCTGACGCAAACCAAGGCAACGAGTGTCACCGCCGCGATTGATGGTGGCCAGCCCGCCCGCCGCACCTTCGGCGACAACGTCACCTACACCGACTGGTCCAAGGACAATTACTTCATCGCCGTCCAGAACCTGATGAAGGGCGCCAAGCGCATCGGCATCGAGTTCGACCACATCAGCATCGACTTCCGCAAGATGCTGGAAGATGCGTTCCCGGGAGTTGAACTGGTGGATTGCGCCGCCCCCTCGCAGCGCCTGCGCTGGATCAAGTCGGACGAGGAGATCAAGCACATCGCCAAGATGACGCGCATCGCCGACATGGGCGGTGCGGCCTGCGTGGAAGCAATCGAAGTGGGTGCCCCCGAACACGAAGTGGCGCTGCACTCCACCGCCACCATGGTGCGTGAAATTGCCCGCGTCTGGCCCCATGCCGAACTCATGGACACCTGGACCTGGTTCCAGTCCGGCGTCAACACCGATGGCGCCCACAACCCCGTGACCTCGCGCAAGATCAAGCGCGGCGACATCCTCTCGCTCAACTGCTTCCCCATGGTCGCGGGCTACTACGTGGCGCTGGAACGCACGCTCTTCGCCGAGACCACCTCAAAGGAGCACATTCATCTGTGGGAAGTGAACTGCCACGTCCACGACGAGGGCAAGAAGCTGCTGGTGCCCGGCAAGAAGTGCTCCGACATCGCCAAGGAACTGAATGCGATCTATGCCGAGCATGACCTCCTCAAGTATCGCACCTTCGGCTACGGCCATTCCTTCGGCGTGCTCTGCCATTACTATGGCCGCGAAGGCGGTCTGGAACTGCGCGAGGATTGCGATACCGTTCTCCAGCCAGGCATGGTGGTCTCCATGGAGCCCATGATCATGATCCCCGAAGGCCAGAAGGGGGCCGGAGGCTACCGCGAGCACGACATTCTCGTGATCACCGAAAAAGGCAACCGCAACATCACCGGCTTCCCCTACGGCCCCGAACACCTCATCATTGGCGCCAAGAAGGCAGCCAAAAAGAAGGTGGCCAAGAAGAAGGTGGCCAAGAAGAAGGCAGGCAAGCGCAAGTAA
- a CDS encoding Mrp/NBP35 family ATP-binding protein encodes MTSLSKDRILDELKRIAAPDGRGNIVSAGLISDIVIEGGVVTFALSVDPARLKTMEQLQTVVEQAVGRIPGVAKARVVLTAERQPGKPAAPAGGPQQNRAAGVPGIKHLIAVASGKGGVGKSTTAINLALGLKSLGLRVAVLDADVYGPSMPKLFGLTGKPEASSAEGKRMKPMSRYGVEVSSIGFLVDEDTPMIWRGPMVMSALTQLLREVEWSEADVMVIDMPPGTGDAQLTLAQQTPLAGAVIVSTPQDLALIDARKGIGMFKRVNVPLLGIVENMSYFTCNKCGERHDIFGHGGAKAEATRIGVPFLGEVPLDMDVRLRSDEGRPVVATAPESQHAAIYRDIARQVWAQLEGGNLQKPAPRISFE; translated from the coding sequence ATGACAAGCCTCAGCAAAGACCGCATTCTCGACGAATTGAAACGCATCGCCGCCCCGGATGGCCGTGGCAACATTGTCTCCGCCGGGTTGATCTCCGACATTGTCATTGAAGGTGGCGTCGTCACCTTCGCGCTCTCGGTTGATCCCGCCCGCCTCAAGACCATGGAGCAACTGCAAACGGTGGTTGAGCAGGCGGTGGGCCGCATCCCCGGTGTGGCGAAAGCACGCGTGGTGCTCACCGCCGAGCGCCAGCCGGGCAAGCCTGCGGCCCCCGCTGGTGGCCCGCAGCAAAACCGGGCGGCTGGTGTTCCGGGCATCAAGCACCTCATCGCCGTTGCCTCCGGCAAGGGCGGGGTTGGCAAGTCAACGACCGCCATCAACCTGGCGCTTGGCCTCAAGTCCCTGGGGCTGCGGGTCGCCGTGCTGGATGCAGACGTCTATGGTCCCTCCATGCCCAAGCTCTTCGGCCTTACTGGCAAGCCCGAGGCCAGCAGCGCCGAAGGCAAGCGCATGAAGCCCATGTCGCGCTACGGCGTCGAAGTCTCCTCCATCGGCTTCCTCGTCGATGAGGACACGCCGATGATCTGGCGCGGCCCCATGGTCATGTCCGCCCTCACGCAATTGCTGCGCGAGGTGGAATGGTCAGAAGCCGACGTGATGGTGATCGACATGCCGCCGGGCACGGGCGATGCGCAATTGACACTGGCCCAGCAGACTCCGCTTGCCGGCGCGGTTATCGTCTCGACCCCGCAGGACCTCGCGCTGATTGATGCGCGCAAGGGCATCGGCATGTTCAAGCGCGTGAACGTGCCGCTTCTCGGCATCGTCGAGAACATGAGCTACTTCACCTGCAACAAGTGCGGCGAGCGCCACGACATTTTCGGCCACGGTGGCGCGAAGGCGGAAGCCACGCGCATCGGCGTGCCTTTCCTGGGTGAGGTGCCGCTCGACATGGACGTGCGTCTCCGCTCCGACGAGGGCCGCCCGGTGGTGGCCACGGCCCCCGAAAGCCAGCACGCCGCCATCTACCGCGACATCGCGCGGCAGGTCTGGGCGCAGCTTGAAGGCGGAAACCTGCAGAAGCCGGCCCCCCGGATCAGCTTCGAATGA
- a CDS encoding HAMP domain-containing histidine kinase, which yields MTVATSFTSAPTGPAKAPIDDMAWHGEFLEIFLRNQMKLAPVMPLLVLFMAATVTLWVPWTTAVTWALGAIGCSAVQVYLCKSYFSRPRNVPEQRDWIGMIAASELFQGMFWVMPLFFFWPNSDSLQNTFLVAAIIAVSVVRLLIVSNFMPVLIAGTGVMTIGVAVRCVAEGNAIYLSLAGLIITLEVFYLFVARQLQDTLRDMIIFRQQKDGLIQELKAERDRADVERQKAENANRAKSSFLANMSHELRTPLNAILGFSEVLEREMFGPLANRAYRDYAGDINTSGRYLLGLINDILDLSRIEAGRVELREEPMALVTALQNAQHLLGMKAAEKDTFVEIQVEPNVPKVMCDQRAVNQVAINLLTNAIKFSPPKGRVVMSVKRTTAGAVALSVKDNGPGIPAQEIEHALSAFSRGSVAAKKAIDGAGLGLPIVKGLMEMHGGRIEIVSDVGQGTEVICSFPATRVLSGPRQDLVSSPTIASETQRKLISLTG from the coding sequence ATGACCGTCGCCACCAGTTTCACATCAGCACCCACAGGACCGGCCAAGGCCCCCATCGACGATATGGCGTGGCATGGCGAATTCCTCGAGATCTTCCTGCGCAACCAGATGAAGCTGGCGCCGGTGATGCCGCTTCTCGTGCTGTTCATGGCGGCGACCGTGACCCTCTGGGTGCCGTGGACGACGGCTGTTACCTGGGCGCTGGGCGCCATCGGCTGTTCGGCCGTGCAGGTCTATCTGTGCAAGTCCTACTTCTCCCGGCCCCGCAACGTGCCGGAACAGCGCGACTGGATCGGCATGATCGCCGCCTCGGAACTGTTCCAGGGCATGTTCTGGGTTATGCCGCTGTTCTTCTTCTGGCCGAATTCGGACAGCTTGCAGAACACCTTCCTCGTTGCGGCCATCATCGCGGTGAGCGTGGTGCGGCTGCTCATCGTTTCCAACTTCATGCCGGTGCTCATCGCGGGCACGGGCGTCATGACCATTGGCGTTGCCGTGCGCTGCGTTGCCGAAGGCAATGCCATCTACCTCTCGCTGGCGGGTCTCATCATCACGCTCGAAGTGTTCTACCTCTTCGTGGCGCGGCAGTTGCAGGATACGCTGCGCGACATGATTATCTTCCGCCAGCAGAAGGACGGGTTGATCCAGGAACTCAAGGCCGAACGTGACCGCGCCGATGTGGAACGCCAGAAGGCCGAGAACGCCAACCGCGCCAAGTCCTCCTTCCTCGCCAACATGAGCCACGAGTTGCGCACGCCCCTGAACGCCATTCTCGGTTTCTCGGAAGTGCTGGAGCGCGAGATGTTCGGTCCGTTGGCAAACCGCGCCTACCGCGACTACGCCGGCGACATCAACACCTCGGGCCGCTACCTGCTCGGCCTCATCAACGACATTCTCGACCTGTCGCGCATCGAAGCGGGGCGCGTGGAGTTGCGTGAAGAGCCAATGGCGCTCGTCACCGCGCTGCAGAACGCCCAGCATCTGCTCGGCATGAAAGCGGCTGAAAAAGACACCTTCGTCGAAATCCAGGTTGAACCCAATGTGCCCAAGGTCATGTGCGACCAGCGTGCCGTGAACCAGGTGGCGATCAACCTTCTCACCAATGCCATCAAGTTCTCGCCGCCCAAGGGCCGTGTGGTCATGTCGGTGAAGCGCACGACTGCAGGTGCAGTGGCCCTCTCCGTCAAGGACAACGGCCCCGGCATTCCGGCGCAGGAAATCGAACACGCCCTGTCCGCCTTCTCGCGCGGCTCCGTTGCCGCCAAGAAGGCGATCGACGGCGCGGGCCTTGGCCTTCCCATCGTCAAGGGATTGATGGAAATGCACGGCGGCAGAATCGAGATCGTCTCGGACGTGGGCCAGGGTACGGAAGTGATCTGCTCCTTCCCGGCAACACGCGTGCTCTCTGGTCCAAGGCAGGACCTCGTGTCCTCGCCCACCATCGCGAGCGAAACGCAGCGCAAGCTGATCAGCCTGACGGGCTGA
- the moaA gene encoding GTP 3',8-cyclase MoaA, with the protein MTAMTASAPLIDPFGRHVTYLRVSVTDRCDFRCTYCMAEDMTFLPKRDLLTLEELDRLCSEFIGFGVRKIRLTGGEPLVRKGIMTLVKSLSRHLGSGALEELTITTNGSQLARHAAELAASGVKRINVSVDTLNPDKFRAITRWGDFAKVMEGIRAAQAQGIAVKINAVALKGFNEQEFPEMIRWAHGEGMDLTLIETMPMGDIDGDRTDQYLPISVVRAKLMEQFTLDDIPYKTGGPARYVSVRETGGRLGFITPLTHNFCESCNRVRLTCTGTLYMCLGQDDAADLRAPLRASESNELLRAAIVEAIARKPLGHDFVIDRRHNKPAVARHMSLTGG; encoded by the coding sequence ATGACCGCCATGACCGCCTCTGCCCCACTCATCGATCCCTTTGGCCGCCATGTCACCTACCTGCGCGTGTCGGTCACGGACCGCTGCGATTTCCGCTGCACCTACTGCATGGCGGAGGACATGACGTTCCTGCCCAAGCGCGACCTGCTGACGCTGGAGGAACTCGACCGTCTGTGCTCCGAGTTCATCGGATTCGGTGTGCGCAAGATCCGCCTCACCGGCGGCGAACCGTTGGTGCGCAAGGGCATCATGACGCTGGTGAAGAGCCTCTCCCGCCATCTCGGTTCGGGTGCGCTGGAAGAGTTGACGATCACTACCAATGGCAGCCAGTTGGCCAGGCATGCGGCTGAACTGGCGGCATCGGGTGTGAAGCGCATCAATGTCTCCGTCGATACGCTCAACCCCGACAAGTTCCGGGCGATCACGCGCTGGGGCGACTTCGCCAAGGTGATGGAAGGCATTCGCGCCGCGCAGGCGCAGGGCATCGCCGTCAAGATCAACGCCGTGGCGCTCAAGGGTTTCAACGAGCAGGAATTCCCCGAGATGATCCGCTGGGCCCATGGCGAGGGGATGGACCTGACGCTGATCGAGACGATGCCCATGGGTGACATCGACGGCGACCGCACCGACCAGTACCTGCCCATTTCCGTTGTCCGGGCGAAGCTGATGGAGCAGTTCACCCTCGACGACATTCCCTACAAGACGGGTGGCCCTGCCCGCTATGTGTCGGTGCGCGAGACGGGCGGGCGTCTGGGCTTCATCACACCGCTCACCCATAATTTCTGCGAGAGCTGCAACCGCGTGCGCCTCACCTGCACGGGCACGCTCTACATGTGCCTCGGCCAGGACGATGCGGCGGACCTGCGCGCGCCGTTGCGGGCCTCGGAGAGCAATGAGCTTCTGCGCGCCGCCATCGTCGAGGCCATTGCGCGCAAGCCGCTGGGCCACGACTTCGTCATCGACCGCCGCCACAACAAGCCCGCCGTCGCCCGGCACATGAGCCTTACCGGCGGGTGA
- a CDS encoding glutathione S-transferase family protein — protein sequence MTNFKLYCFGESGNAYKAALMLQACGVAWEPVFVDFFNGETRSDAFRRDVNIMGEVPVLKHENRTYSQSGVILDYLAEVTRKFGAKSEDERREILRWMLFDNHKLTASIASLRYLLTLTKKPEGEVTEYLRKRALGALAVVNAHLADRNFIMGKRATIADFSLCGYLYYGDELPFDLEQHTHVMNWLDRIRALPGWKHPYDLMPRKA from the coding sequence ATGACCAATTTCAAGCTCTATTGCTTTGGCGAGAGCGGTAACGCCTATAAAGCCGCGCTCATGCTGCAAGCCTGCGGCGTGGCGTGGGAGCCGGTGTTCGTCGATTTCTTCAACGGTGAAACGCGCAGCGATGCCTTTCGCCGCGATGTGAACATCATGGGTGAAGTGCCCGTGCTGAAGCATGAGAACCGCACCTACAGCCAGTCCGGTGTCATCCTCGACTACCTCGCCGAGGTCACGCGCAAGTTCGGCGCCAAGAGCGAGGACGAGCGCCGCGAAATCCTGCGCTGGATGCTGTTCGACAATCACAAGCTCACAGCGTCGATTGCCTCGCTCCGCTACCTGCTCACGCTGACGAAGAAGCCGGAAGGTGAAGTCACGGAGTATCTGCGCAAGAGGGCACTGGGGGCGCTCGCCGTGGTCAACGCCCATCTCGCGGACAGGAACTTCATCATGGGCAAGCGCGCGACAATCGCGGATTTTTCGCTGTGCGGATATTTGTACTATGGCGATGAACTGCCGTTCGACCTGGAGCAGCACACCCACGTGATGAACTGGCTCGACCGCATCCGCGCCCTCCCCGGCTGGAAACACCCTTACGACCTGATGCCGCGCAAGGCGTGA
- the cobT gene encoding nicotinate-nucleotide--dimethylbenzimidazole phosphoribosyltransferase → MTTALPFDDIRNLLNSMPQADSRAVAAVKSRDAELTKPPGSLGRLEEIASWMAAWQGREVPRIERPVVAVFAGNHGVVAQGVAAYPQSVTKQMVANFQAGGAAVNQICKTFDLGLKVFELALDHPTRDITADAALDEADCAATMAYGMEAIAGGCDLLCVGEMGIGNTTIAAAIAHGLHGGTAEEWVGPGTGVDAEGLKRKADAVRRAALLHKPHLGDPLEVLRRLGGRELAAMAGAILGARMQRVPVLIDGYVATAAAAVLHKANPSALDHCMAGHVSAEPAHRALLAKVGLKPLLDLEMRLGEASGAALAAGIVKAAVNTHASMATFASAGVSGKA, encoded by the coding sequence ATGACTACGGCCCTCCCCTTCGACGACATCAGAAATCTGCTCAACTCAATGCCGCAGGCCGACAGTCGTGCGGTCGCCGCCGTCAAATCGCGCGATGCAGAACTCACCAAGCCGCCGGGCTCGCTCGGGCGGCTGGAGGAGATTGCATCCTGGATGGCAGCCTGGCAGGGCCGCGAGGTGCCCCGCATCGAACGCCCGGTGGTGGCGGTGTTTGCTGGCAACCACGGGGTGGTGGCGCAAGGCGTCGCCGCCTATCCGCAATCGGTGACGAAGCAGATGGTCGCCAATTTCCAGGCCGGCGGTGCCGCCGTGAACCAGATCTGCAAGACCTTCGATCTCGGCCTCAAGGTGTTTGAACTGGCGCTGGATCATCCCACCCGCGACATCACAGCCGATGCCGCGCTGGACGAGGCCGACTGCGCCGCCACCATGGCCTATGGCATGGAGGCGATTGCCGGTGGTTGCGACCTGCTCTGCGTGGGCGAAATGGGAATAGGCAACACCACTATCGCCGCCGCCATCGCCCACGGCCTTCATGGCGGAACGGCGGAGGAATGGGTGGGGCCGGGCACGGGCGTCGATGCCGAAGGCCTGAAGCGCAAGGCTGATGCCGTGCGCCGCGCCGCCCTCCTGCACAAGCCGCACCTGGGCGACCCCCTGGAAGTGCTGCGCCGGCTTGGCGGGCGCGAACTCGCCGCCATGGCGGGCGCCATTCTGGGCGCACGCATGCAGCGCGTGCCCGTCCTCATCGATGGCTATGTGGCAACGGCCGCCGCCGCCGTGTTGCACAAGGCCAATCCGTCGGCGCTCGATCATTGCATGGCAGGCCACGTCTCGGCCGAACCTGCCCATCGCGCCCTTCTGGCCAAGGTGGGCCTGAAGCCGCTGCTCGATTTGGAAATGCGCCTCGGCGAAGCCTCGGGTGCAGCACTTGCGGCGGGGATCGTGAAGGCCGCCGTCAACACCCACGCCAGCATGGCAACCTTCGCCAGTGCCGGGGTGAGCGGAAAGGCCTAG
- a CDS encoding DUF1194 domain-containing protein codes for MFAARPTRRVFGAGLLAALAAPSAWADAAAVDLALVLAIDCSYSVDAREFRLQMQGMGDAVASAEIWEAIQKGPLQRIALSVFLWSDLETQVVIQPWTVIATAADAQRLGIHLASAPRSAEQGGTAISAALLYGGALMVLAPPATRRVIDLSTDGRNNMGRPAYRARDEVVARGITINGLAIANEWPTLDVYLERQVAGGPSNFVIKADSYDDFGAAMQRKLIREITGPGVT; via the coding sequence GTGTTCGCGGCCCGGCCCACACGGCGTGTGTTCGGGGCGGGATTGCTGGCGGCGCTGGCTGCACCCTCTGCATGGGCGGATGCAGCGGCCGTTGACCTTGCCTTGGTGCTGGCCATTGATTGTTCCTACAGCGTGGACGCTCGCGAATTCCGCCTGCAGATGCAAGGCATGGGTGACGCGGTTGCCAGTGCGGAGATCTGGGAAGCAATCCAGAAGGGTCCGCTGCAACGGATCGCCCTCAGCGTTTTTCTCTGGTCGGACCTTGAGACCCAGGTGGTGATCCAGCCCTGGACCGTCATCGCAACGGCTGCGGATGCACAGCGCCTCGGCATCCACCTCGCATCCGCGCCGCGTTCGGCCGAGCAAGGGGGCACGGCCATTTCCGCCGCCTTGCTCTATGGCGGGGCGCTGATGGTGCTGGCCCCTCCGGCCACGCGCCGGGTGATTGATCTGTCCACGGACGGCCGCAACAACATGGGCCGCCCCGCTTACCGTGCCCGCGACGAAGTCGTCGCCCGCGGCATCACCATCAACGGCCTCGCCATCGCCAATGAATGGCCGACGCTGGATGTTTATCTCGAACGCCAGGTGGCGGGCGGCCCTTCCAACTTCGTCATCAAGGCCGACAGCTACGACGACTTCGGCGCCGCCATGCAAAGAAAACTCATCCGCGAAATTACCGGGCCGGGTGTGACATAA
- the cobS gene encoding adenosylcobinamide-GDP ribazoletransferase: MAVPHPHVNGFADTPDDMTDAPPEPTPPRGRIRPFAELLHSLRFLTRLPVPFANTIDPPPLSQSMRLFPLAGALIGAAGGAALAGLSYAGLPSLVSATLAMGLGLLVTGALHEDGLADTADGFGGGKSRERRLEIMRDSHIGSYGVLALIASMMLRVACYEDLTDLGPLAVVAVLAACAAFSRALMVDLLWATRPARSDGLSVHAGTPGRNGAAFAIITAAALTLAAGLLVAPPSGLLALAAGLAVTAYMRRLTVKMIGGQTGDVCGAVQVLSELAMLLVFVATSG; the protein is encoded by the coding sequence TTGGCCGTGCCGCACCCGCACGTCAACGGATTCGCCGACACGCCAGACGACATGACCGACGCCCCACCCGAACCGACACCGCCCCGCGGTCGCATCCGGCCCTTTGCGGAGTTGCTCCACAGCCTGAGGTTTCTGACCCGGCTGCCGGTTCCCTTTGCGAACACTATCGATCCGCCGCCGCTCTCCCAGAGCATGCGGCTGTTTCCGTTGGCGGGGGCGCTGATCGGGGCGGCAGGTGGCGCGGCGCTGGCCGGATTGTCCTATGCCGGCCTGCCCTCGCTCGTTTCGGCAACGCTGGCGATGGGCCTTGGCCTCCTTGTGACGGGGGCGTTGCACGAGGATGGCCTCGCCGACACGGCCGACGGCTTCGGCGGTGGCAAGTCGCGCGAACGCCGCCTCGAAATCATGCGCGACAGCCATATCGGCAGTTACGGCGTGCTGGCGCTCATTGCTTCCATGATGTTGCGGGTCGCCTGTTATGAAGACCTGACCGACCTCGGCCCGTTGGCCGTCGTCGCGGTGCTGGCCGCTTGCGCCGCCTTTTCGCGCGCATTGATGGTGGACCTGCTGTGGGCGACACGGCCGGCGCGGAGTGATGGCCTCTCGGTCCACGCCGGCACGCCGGGGCGCAATGGTGCTGCCTTCGCCATCATCACCGCCGCGGCGCTGACCCTTGCGGCGGGCCTGCTGGTGGCGCCGCCCAGCGGATTGCTGGCGCTGGCGGCGGGACTCGCCGTCACAGCCTACATGCGCCGCCTCACCGTGAAGATGATCGGCGGGCAGACCGGCGATGTCTGCGGCGCCGTTCAGGTGTTGAGCGAACTCGCCATGCTGCTGGTGTTCGTGGCAACGAGTGGTTAA
- a CDS encoding LysR family transcriptional regulator → MAKLPPLNALRCFESAARHRSFSRAATDLHVTQSAVSHQVRQLEDWFGVLLFERQGRQTVPTAKGEMLANGLAEAFAIMQESCRQVKASQAGATLTIAVLPSIATIWLIPKLNVFFRDHPEVPVKVVYLLAGQPLNFNDIDIAITWGKEGGAGEGRASRFLAGDSVAVANPALIAREGPFDKSHQLLHAPLLHDTDRQGWQRFMRKLGFRHANPESGPVFEDFNLLRAAALAGQGLALCPRSLIHDDVLSGRLVVLFEGTAINEDWGYWLVEPLNTEGRADAIAAFKSWLMKEAAA, encoded by the coding sequence ATGGCCAAACTTCCGCCCCTCAATGCGTTGCGCTGCTTTGAATCAGCAGCCCGCCACCGCAGTTTTTCCCGCGCCGCAACAGATCTTCACGTCACCCAATCCGCCGTCAGCCATCAGGTGCGGCAGCTGGAAGACTGGTTCGGCGTTCTGCTGTTCGAACGCCAGGGCCGCCAGACCGTGCCCACCGCAAAGGGCGAAATGCTGGCCAATGGTTTGGCCGAGGCTTTTGCCATCATGCAGGAGTCCTGCCGGCAGGTGAAAGCCTCGCAGGCCGGAGCAACGCTCACCATCGCCGTGCTGCCGTCCATCGCGACGATCTGGCTGATCCCCAAGCTCAATGTGTTCTTCCGGGATCACCCGGAGGTTCCGGTGAAGGTGGTCTACCTGCTGGCGGGGCAGCCGCTGAATTTCAACGATATCGACATTGCCATCACCTGGGGCAAGGAGGGCGGCGCCGGCGAAGGGCGGGCCTCGCGATTCCTGGCCGGCGACTCGGTGGCGGTGGCCAACCCGGCGTTGATCGCGCGGGAAGGGCCCTTCGACAAATCGCACCAGCTGCTGCATGCGCCGCTCCTCCACGACACCGACCGCCAGGGCTGGCAGCGCTTCATGCGAAAACTTGGCTTCCGCCATGCCAATCCCGAAAGCGGGCCGGTGTTCGAGGACTTCAACCTGCTGCGGGCCGCGGCCTTGGCGGGCCAGGGTCTTGCCCTGTGCCCGCGCTCGCTCATCCACGACGACGTCCTGTCGGGCCGTCTTGTCGTCCTGTTCGAGGGCACGGCCATCAACGAGGATTGGGGCTACTGGCTGGTGGAGCCGCTCAACACCGAGGGCCGCGCCGATGCCATCGCTGCATTCAAGTCATGGCTGATGAAGGAAGCCGCGGCTTGA
- a CDS encoding TIGR02281 family clan AA aspartic protease: MRWSLSQAGGQTGGVPSIVPSAFLALALMASAGLPGLAPRAKEPPPLRLMAMTEVQQSNGGHFITKADINGQDIDVLVDTGASAVALSYQDAEKAGLKPHSLDYTVKVLTANGEGTAARVKLRHVMIDNVKVRDVDALVLKEGAMNGTLLGMSFLSRLKSFTVTDGVLLLKN, from the coding sequence ATGCGGTGGTCGTTGTCACAGGCGGGTGGTCAGACAGGCGGTGTGCCGAGCATCGTGCCGAGTGCGTTCCTCGCGCTGGCCCTCATGGCTTCCGCAGGCCTGCCCGGCCTCGCGCCGCGCGCCAAGGAACCGCCGCCGCTCCGACTCATGGCCATGACGGAGGTGCAGCAAAGCAACGGCGGCCATTTCATCACCAAGGCCGACATCAACGGACAGGATATCGATGTGCTGGTCGACACTGGCGCCTCGGCCGTGGCGCTTTCCTACCAGGATGCGGAAAAGGCGGGGCTGAAGCCGCACTCGCTCGACTATACCGTCAAGGTCCTGACCGCCAACGGCGAGGGAACCGCCGCGCGCGTCAAACTGCGCCACGTGATGATCGACAACGTGAAGGTGCGTGACGTCGATGCCCTCGTCCTCAAGGAAGGGGCGATGAATGGCACCCTGCTGGGCATGTCGTTCCTCTCCCGGCTGAAGAGCTTCACGGTGACCGACGGCGTTCTGCTGCTCAAGAACTGA